From one Lycium ferocissimum isolate CSIRO_LF1 chromosome 5, AGI_CSIRO_Lferr_CH_V1, whole genome shotgun sequence genomic stretch:
- the LOC132057697 gene encoding putative zinc finger A20 and AN1 domain-containing stress-associated protein 8: MASCDKAENPSPCARGCGFYGTPRNHNLCVQCYKAFLKEQAPKDALTLSEKISSLTIKTEKDDSRRKHKGVWNHRYPEEHACTFNFKSIGRVILAKENPLCKADKLENRI; this comes from the exons ATGGCTTCTTGTGACAAAGCAGAAAACCCAAGTCCATGCGCCCGGGGTTGTGGCTTCTATGGAACCCCACGCAATCACAATCTTTGTGTCCAATGTTATAAAGCTTTCTTGAAAGAACAAGCCCCCAAGGATGCATTAACTTTATCTGAAAAGATATCTTCTCTTACTATTAAAACTGAAAAAGATGATTCGAGACGAAAACACAAAGGTGTATG GAATCATAGGTATCCAGAGGAACATGCATgcacattcaatttcaagtcTATTGGACGTGTGATCTTGGCTAAGGAAAATCCTCTCTGCAAAGCTGATAAACTTGAGAATAGGATCTAA